GAAGAGCACGCCGACAAGTTCGGCCGCAAGATCTACGGCATCGCCTCCGGCGCGCCGGCCAACGAGTCGATCAAGGAAATCATCGCCGCCAACGAGTTCGGCTTGAAAGACTGGAAACTGGTCGAGTCCAGCGAGCAGGCCATGCTGGTGCAGGTCGGCCGGGCGGTGAAGCGCGACGAATTCGTGGCGTTCCTCGGCTGGACGCCGCACCCGATGAACGTGCAATACGACATGAAGTACCTCAAGGGCGGCGAGAAGTACTTTGGCGATAGCGGCAGCGTCAACACCCTGGCCCGCAAGGGCTATGCAGCGCAGTGCCCGAACGTCGGCAAACTGCTGAGCAACCTGAAGTTCACCCAGGACATGGAGAACGCCATCATGGACAAGGTACTGAGCAAACAGGCCAGCAACGACGGCGCCGTGAAAGACTGGATCAAGGCCAATCCCGAGGTGCTGGACGGCTGGCTCGAGGGGGTGACCACCCGCGAAGGCGGCGATGCGGTGGCGGCGGTGAAGGCCAAGTTGTAGACCTCCATGCAGCAGTGCATTGTGGGAGCGGGCGGGGACGTCTAGTTC
Above is a genomic segment from Pseudomonas argentinensis containing:
- the choX gene encoding choline ABC transporter substrate-binding protein → MNTFKKAVAGSLLLAATLASQAHAEDASCATVTLGDPGWSDIAVTNGIASLVLDGLGYQVKTQTLGVPIIFAGLQKGQVDVFLGNWMPAQQANYDKFVATGVVDKVAENLSGTEYTLAVPTYAYDAGVKTFADLEEHADKFGRKIYGIASGAPANESIKEIIAANEFGLKDWKLVESSEQAMLVQVGRAVKRDEFVAFLGWTPHPMNVQYDMKYLKGGEKYFGDSGSVNTLARKGYAAQCPNVGKLLSNLKFTQDMENAIMDKVLSKQASNDGAVKDWIKANPEVLDGWLEGVTTREGGDAVAAVKAKL